The following proteins are encoded in a genomic region of Nicotiana sylvestris chromosome 4, ASM39365v2, whole genome shotgun sequence:
- the LOC104230938 gene encoding probable F-box protein At5g04010, producing MATVSPPPWQVLVLVSNHLDPKTLAIASCVCKSWSISMSSDQIWQPLCSTHYPSLSTLHTCYNPTVSYRQLYALGHRANNRRLKQPLKPRISLNNIIFALNIYKTTTRMVTLVKHGSQLCFDKKGVFRFDIDVEQWQRIPGSATDVKNGDLGPFDSLGDLRVTWDVILEGFKGVFNVMNCRGKGRFVLGLEGWFSEELPPPGCCSSDTVSGLVADLRLGLKVEDGRAVVERMSAGVLSIVSWRYLFVEDALRYLQHFLSPCDV from the exons atgGCGACAGTTTCACCACCTCCATGGCAAGTTCTTGTTCTTGTTTCAAACCATCTTGATCCAAAAACACTAGCTATAGCTTCATGTGTATGCAAATCATGGTCTATTTCCATGTCTTCAGATCAAATATGGCAACCCCTTTGCTCCACTCATTACCCTTCTCTCTCTACACTTCATACTTGTTATAATCCCACCGTCTCTTACCGGCAGTTATACGCCCTGGGTCATAGGGCGAATAACCGCCGGCTGAAACAGCCGTTGAAACCTCGTATTTCCCTTAATAACATTATTTTTGCACTTAACATCTATAAAACCACTACACGCATGGTGACTTTAGTCAAGCATGGAAGCCAACTTTGTTTCGACAAGAAGGGTGTTTTTCGGTTCGATATTGATGTCGAGCAATGGCAAAG GATTCCTGGCTCTGCCACTGATGTCAAGAACGGGGATTTGGGGCCGTTTGATTCACTCGGTGACTTGAGGGTGACATGGGATGTGATTTTGGAAGGTTTTAAAGGAGTTTTTAATGTGATGAATTGTAGAGGGAAAGGGAGGTTTGTTTTAGGGTTGGAAGGGTGGTTTTCCGAGGAGTTGCCGCCACCGGGATGTTGCTCGAGCGACACGGTTAGCGGGCTCGTGGCGGATTTGAGGTTAGGGTTGAAGGTAGAAGATGGAAGAGCGGTGGTTGAGAGGATGAGTGCAGGGGTTTTGAGTATAGTGAGTTGGAGATATCTTTTTGTTGAAGATGCTCTTAGATATTTGCAGCATTTTCTTTCACCTTGTGATGTGTAA